The Rhodanobacteraceae bacterium genomic sequence GACCGAAACCCTGTGGGGCGTGAAGGTCACCGACGACTATCGCTACATGGAGAAACTCGATCCCGCGACGCTCGCGTGGATGAAGGGCGAAGGCGCGTACACGCGCAAGGTGCTGGACGCCATCTCGCCGCTGAGCGCGTTGCAGAAGCGCGTATCCGCGTTCACCGGCAGCTTCGGATTCGTGCAGGGTTTCGTGTCGTACGGCGGGCGCGACTTCTACGAGGAACGCGCGCCCGGCGCCGATGACTTCGACCTGATGGTGCGCGACCACACCGGCACCCGCAAGCTCATCGACATCGCCGCGCTGCGCAAGCAACACGGCGACAAGCCGTACGCGATCAACTGGTTCCTGCCTTCGCCGGACGGCAGCAAGGTCGCCGTCGGCGTCTCCGAGGGCGGTTCGGAAGACGCATCGATCACCGTGTATGACGCGGCAACCGGCAAGTCCATCGCCGGCCCGCTGGATCGCGCGCGCTTCGGAGCCACTGCCTGGAGCGCCGATTCGAAGACGGTCTATTTCAACCGCCTCGCGAAACTGAAACCCGGCGCGCCGGAAACCGACACCTACAAGAACTCCACCCTCGACGCGTGGGACCTCTCGGGCCAGCCCGTCAGCCTGCTCGGCACCAGCGCCGGCCACGGACCGAAGTTCGCGCCCGAGGAGTTCCCCGTCCTGATGGTCGTGCCCGGCGCGAAGGCCGCGCTTGCGCTGTCGATCAACGGCGTGCAGAACGAAGGGAAAGCATGGACGACGCCGGCCGCCGACGCCGCGAATCCGAAAGCCACGTGGGCGCCCCTGTTCGACCGTCGCGACGGCGTGACGCTGGCCGGCATGCGCGGCGACACGGTCTTCCTGCTTTCGCACCAGGACGCGCCGACGTTCAAGGTGCTGCAACTGAAGGCCGGCGAACCGCTGGCATCGGCGAAGACATTGGTGCCCGCGCGGCCCGACCGCGTCATCGAATCCTTCTACGCGGCATCGGACGCGCTGTACGTGCTGGCGCGCAAGGGCGCGTACTCGGAATTGCTGCGCGTGCCCGCCGGCAGCGACAAGATCGAGCAGGTGGCGTTGCCGGTCGAAGGGCACATCGGCGAGGCCTTCGCCGATCCGCGCCAGCCCGGGCTCACGCTGGAACTGTCGAGCTGGGTGGTGCAGCCGGCGTATCTGCACTACGACCCTGCCTCGCAAAAGTTCGCACCGCTGGACGTCGGTCATCCCGGCGACATGGACGCCGCCGCGTTCAAGGTGAGCGATCTTGCGGCGAAGGCGAAAGACGGCGCTATGGTGCCGCTCAGCCTGATCCAGCCGAAGGATGCCAAGGGGCCGCAGATCACGCTGGTCGAAGCGTACGGTTCGTACGGCATTTCGAATCTTGCGGACTTCAGCACGCGACGCGCGGCGGCGATGCGCGAAGGCATCGCGTATGGCATCTGCCACGTGCGCGGCGGCGGCGAGAAGGGCGAGGCGTGGCGGCTCGGTGGCAAGGATGCCAACAAGCACAACACCTGGCAGGACCTGATCGCCTGCGGCGAGGACCTGATCGCGCGCGGCGTCACGACGAAGGACAAGCTCTTCATCATCGGCGGCTCGGCCGGCGGCATCACCATGGGCCGCGCGATGACCGAGCGCCCCGACCTGTTCGCCGGCGTGATCGACCTGGTGCCGGCGGCCAATACCCTGCGCGCCGAGTTCTCGCCCAACGGCCCGCCCAACATTCCCGAATTCGGCAGCGTGAAGACGAAGCAAGGCTTCGAGAACCTGTACGCGATGGATTCGATCCAGCACGTGAAGCACGGCGTCACGTATCCCGCGGTGATGATCACGACGGGACTCAACGATCCGCGCGTCTCACCATGGGAGCCCGCCAAGTTCGCCGCCGCGCTGCAGGCATCGGGCACACCGAACCCGGTATTGCTGCGCATCGACGCGCAAGCCGGCCACGGCATCGGCTCGACCCGCACCCAGACCGACTTGCTCACCGCCGACTGGATCGCGTTCATGAAATGGCGCGCAGGCGTGCCTGGCTGGCGACCCGACCACGCGGACTGACCTTGGCAACGCGTTGCCCGTACCACCCGAAAGCCTGTGAACCCCTCTCCCTCCGGGAGAGGGGCAGGGGTGAGGGTCCGGCGACAAAGGATGCGATGGTCAGCACTTGTGACCATGCTAGCCTGCGTCGATTTCTGCGCCCTCGATTCCGATGAGCAACCTCTGCATCGCCCTTGTCACCGCGCGCGCTGCACGCGGCACCGACCATGACATGCTGCCGCTGCTGGCGGCGCTGCGCGATGCCGGCGCGGATGCGCACGAAGTGGATTGGGATGATGACGGCATCGACTGGCCCAGGTTCGATCTCGCGCTGCTGCGCTCGACCTGGGATTACTTCGAACGGTTGCCGGATTTCCTCGCATGGGCGGAACACGTGTCGCGGCAAACACGCCTGCTGAATCCGCTCGACGTGATCCGCTGGAACAGCGACAAGCATTACCTCGCGGACCTGGAAGACGCCGGCGTGCCCGTGGTGCCGAGCACGTTCATCGAATCCGGCGATAACCCGCTACCCATCATCGATGCCTTGCTCGCAGCGCATTTGGCCGCGCGCGACATCGTGGTGAAGCCGGCCGTGGGCGCAGGTTCGCGCGATGCCCAACGTCACGCGCGGGGCGATCACGATGCAATCCTCGCGCATGTGCAACGGTTGCTCGCGAAAAGCCGCAGCGTGCTGCTGCAACCCTACCTCGACCGCGTGGACGAGCACGGCGAAACCGCGCTGCTGTTTTTCGACGGCACGTTTTCGCACGCGATCCGCAAGGGACCGCTGCTGAAGCGTGGCGAAGGCTCGACCACCGGCCTGTACGCGGAGGAAACCATCACGCCGCGCACACCGTCCGCCGATGAACTCGAAGTCGCACAACGCGCACTCGCAGCGATTCCGTTCGCGCGACCATTGTTGTATGCGCGCGTCGACCTGATCCATGACGATGATGGCTCGCCGCGCCTGCTGGAACTGGAACTGGTCGAGCCTTCGGTATTCGCCGCGCACGCCGAAGGCGCGGCGGCGCGTTTCGCACAAGCGATCATGCACCGCGTACATGCCTGACCGCCTCGACCTCGGCACGGTCCTTCGGGTACGCGAAGCGTGGTCGGTTACAATGCCTTGATGCCGCCCTGCGGCACGGTAACGCAAGGGATCCCCGATGAAGATTCTGGTCGCATACAAGCGCGTGGTCGATTACAACGTGCGCATCCAGGTGAAGCCGGATGGCTCCGGCGTGGCCACCGACGGCGTCAAGCTGTCGCCCAACCCGTTCGACGACATCGCACTGGAAGAAGCGTTGCGCCTGCGCGAAAAAGGTGTCGCCGATGAAGTCACCATCGCGACGATCGCCCCCGCCGACGCGCAGCCGCACCTGCGCAACGGCCTCGCGATGGGCGCCAACCGCGCGATCCACGTGGTCACGCCGGATCCCGTGCAACCGCTCGCAGCCGCGCGCACCTTCCTGAAGTTGATCGAAAAGGAACAGCCCGGCCTCGTGATCCTCGGCAAACAGGCCATCGACGATGATTGCAACCAGACCGGCCAGATGCTGGCCGCGTTGTGGGACCGCCCGCAGGCGACCTTCGCATCGAAACTCGAAGTGAACGGCAACACGGCGCGCGTGACACGCGAAGTCGATGCCGGCCTCGAAACCATCGAGGTCGATCTGCCCGCGGTCATCACCACCGACCTGCGCCTCAACGAGCCGCGCTTCATCAAGCTGCCGGACATCATGAAGGCCAAGTCCAAGCCGATCGAAACCATCGAGTTGCCCACGCTGGGCATCGAGCACGGCGGCGAGATCAAGACCACGCAGTACGCGCCACCGCCCAAGCGTTCGCGCGGCGTGATGGTGAAGGACGTCGCGGAACTGGTGGGGCTGTTGAAGCAGAAGGGTTTGGTGTAGGAGCCTGCGTGCAGGCGACCACACCATCCATCCGGTCGCGACCACGGTCGCTCCTACAACAAGCGGGTGCAATTGCATGTCCAAGATCCTGATCGTCGCCGAACACCTCAACGGCCAACTCAACGCGTCGACCGCGCGCTGCGTGACTTGCGCGCGCGAGATCAAACCGGACGCGATCGACGTGCTGGTGCTGGCCGACGCGCCCGACGCCGTCGCCGCGCAGGCCGCGAAACTTGATGGCGTCTCGAAGGTGCTGACCGTCGCCCGCGCCGAAAACGCGCATCCGCTGGCCGCCGTGCTGGCGCCGCAGATCGCGGCCGCCGCGAAGCACAGCTACACGCACGTCCTGTTTCCGTCCACGACCTTCGGCAAGGACGTCGCGCCACGCGTGGCCGCACTGCTGGGTGTGGGCCAGGTCAGCGACATCATGTCGGTGGCTGGCTCGCACACATTCACGCGCCCGATCTACGCCGGCAATGCGATCGTCACGGTGGAAGCGCCGAGTGGTGCGATCGTGGTCGGCACGGTGCGTACCGCTTCGTGGCCGGCGTCTGGCGAAGGTACGAGTCCTGCACTGATCGAAGCACTGTTACTCGACGTGACACTGCCCTCGCACACCCGCTTCGTCGAACTGCAGCAGGCCGCGAGCGAACGCCCCGACCTGCAGAGCGCGTCGAAAGTGGTGTCGGGCGGACGCGGGCTCGGATCGAAGGAAAACTTCGAGATCATCTACAAGCTCGCCGACAAGCTGCACGCCGCCGCCGGCGCCTCGCGCGCCGCGGTCGACGCCGGCTACTGCCCCAACGACATGCAGGTCGGCCAGACCGGCAAGATCATTGCGCCCGACCTGTACATCGCGATCGGCATCTCCGGCGCCATCCAGCACCTCACCGGCATCAAGGACGCCGGCACCATCGTCGCGATCAACAAGGACGCCGAAGCACCGATTTTCGAAGTCGCCGACATCGGCCTCGTCGGCGACCTGTTCAAGCTGGTGCCGGAGCTGGAAGCGACAATCTGAGGGCACAAGCAAGCCCGGATTCGCCGATCCCGAAGCCTGAGGCACTGGGCAACACTCGAAACGAAAAGGGCCGCAATTGCAGCCCTTTTCCTTCTCGTCACGGGATAGGTGTCCATCCCGTCGGATAGTTGCCCAGCGGGTAATAGTTGAGCGAGGTGGCGTTGGACGTATTGAACAGCCACATGTACATCCCGCCCGAAGACGCCCGCCAAGTGAGCCCCGCATTGGTGCCATCGAACTTCCCGGTCGCAAGAGGGGTCAGGCCTGCGTTGGTCTGGAATCCCTGCCAGGACGACACGCTCGCTCCGTTCATCAACCAGTATGTCATCTGTCCCGTGGCCGGGTTGTACCACAACAGGTCAGTCTTGCCATCGCCGTTCACATCTCCCGTCCCGGCAAAGGCCCAGCCAGCCGGATACTGTCCGAGATAGTTGTAGCTGAAAGTCCCGTTGCTGTTGCCCAGCCACATGTACATCGCGCCGGATCCGCTCGTCCAGATGATATCTCCGTAACCGCTGCCGTCGAAATCCCCCGTGGCGAGCAATTTCAGCCCCGGATTGGTCGGGATAGACCACCACGAGGTACGCGTGGCGCCTTTCATCAACCAATACGTCATTTGGCCAGTAGCGGCGTTGTACCAGATCAGATCAGTTCTGCCATCGCCATTGACATCGACGGTACCCACGACCTGCCATCCGGCCAGGGCCTGCGAGACCAGACTGCTGGTGAACGTGCCGTTGCCGTTGTTCAGCCACATGTATACGTTGCCGCTGGCGTCCGTCCAGAGGATGTCGGCATAGCCGTCGCCGTTGAAATCGCCCGTGGCTATTGGTACGTATCCCGCAGGTACGTTGAGCGCCTGCCAGGATGTCGTGGTCGCGCCGTTCATCAGCCAATACGTCATCTGATGCGATGAGGCGTTGTACCAGAGCAAGTCGGATCTGCCATCTCCATTGACGTCGTTGTGTACTTGCGTCGATCCCGGCGGAGGGGACGTCCCCACCATCGTGGGTTCAAACTGCGCGATCAGTGGCGCGGTGTTGTTGAGGCTGTGCGCGTTGTCGGCCGAGTCCGAGGCGCTGTCCGCAACGCCGCAGGGGGTGTTCTGGCAAGTGGAAATATCGGGATTGGAAAACACCGCCAACGGCGTGGTGTTCTGCTTGCCGTAGGCCATGATGGTCGAGAAGCCGTAGACACCGTTCCCGACGTAGCCATACGAATAGGAATATGCGCCAGCCTCGGTGGCGTTGGCACGGTCATGCGCGCTGCCCATGTTGTGGCCAAGTTCGTGCGCGAAGGTGGTGGGCAGGCAGTAGTACCCGCCACTGCTGCCGTCGCTCACCACGCTGTAGCCGTAGGGTTTCTGCTCGCTCGGCACGATGGGGGTCTGGTTGCCGCCGATCAGCCAGCCGACGCCGCAGTCACCTTGCGTGGCGTTGTCGTAACTGCGGATCAGCGCCACCAGGTCGGCGCCATACTGGTCGCGCAGCGACGCAATGTTCTGCAGCGACGGCGGGATGGGTACGGTGCCGCCGTTTTCGTTGATGCCGGTGATGTCATCCAGGGCACTCTGGTTGGATGTGTTGTCGGGATAATTCACCTGCACCGTGTGCACCAGCCGGATCTGCTGGTTGACCCCGCTGGCGACATAGGCTGCATTGGTGATGTCGACGAGGTTCTGGATACGCGTCAGCGCCTGGGCCGTACTGCCCAGTTCCGCCACGAACCCCGGGGTATAGGCCACCATCACGTCGATGATGACGGGACCGCTCGCGGCCGCCTGGACCGGTGCGGATGCGGCGGCGGCCACGCTCTGCGTCGTCGTGGTCAGCGCCCCTCCCTTTGGATTCACCTTGGGCGGAATCACGTAGTCGGGCGCGCTGTACAGGCGCATTGCCTCGGCAGACTGCGCCATGGCCGTGGCGGAGGTTGCCACCACATGGGTTCCCGTCGCGTTCGACACGATCCGCAGCGGGTAGCCGGAAGCCTGCGGAATCAGGCCGAACACGCCACCGCCGGGACCGAATGTCAGCACCACCGGCTGCGCGCCATGAACCGTATCGACGGTACCGATCCAGCTCCAGGTACCGTTGGCGTGCAGGATGTGACGCTGGTATTTGGCGTAGATGCGTCCTCCGGCAGGATTCGGCAACCACATGCCGCCCTGGAAGATCGCATTGAACGCGCTGTCCTCGCTGACCTTGATGGGCCAGGATTTCTGCGCGCCCTGTGCAAGGACTTCGGCCTTGCCGGAAGGCATCGAAAACAGGGTGGGGGCGGTCGCGGCGGACCCGACGACTGAAACGGCCAACAAGGACAACGCCAAGAGGGGCACAAGGACACGCAGGGAGAAACGCGACATCGGAAATCCGCCAATGTAAACGAACGCGTCTTTATACCAGCGACGCCGCCACGCAGCATTGCGGCTTGCCGCACAATTCAGGCGGGGTTGGGGTTGGTACTGCCGAAAACGCGGCACGCATCACGAACATTCCGGGACGCGCCTGCACCGATCGAGCGACCCGGCAGCCGCCAAGTCCTGCGGATCGATCCGCTACAATTCCCGGGATTTCCGATCCGGACCCCGCATGGCGACCGATACACCCTTGTGGACCCCGCCGCCCGAACGCAGGGAACGCACCAACCTGCACCGGTTCGTGCGTTTCGTCCGCGACGCCACCGGCAACAGCGACATCGGCAGCTACGCGCCGCTGTACGACTTCTCGATCCGCCATCCGGAAAAATTCTGGCCGCTGGTGTGGGAGTTCTGTGGCATCCGGGCCAGCGGCGAGTTCGAGCCGGCGCTGGTGGACGGCGACAGGATGCCAGGCGCA encodes the following:
- a CDS encoding Electron transfer flavoprotein, beta subunit; translated protein: MKILVAYKRVVDYNVRIQVKPDGSGVATDGVKLSPNPFDDIALEEALRLREKGVADEVTIATIAPADAQPHLRNGLAMGANRAIHVVTPDPVQPLAAARTFLKLIEKEQPGLVILGKQAIDDDCNQTGQMLAALWDRPQATFASKLEVNGNTARVTREVDAGLETIEVDLPAVITTDLRLNEPRFIKLPDIMKAKSKPIETIELPTLGIEHGGEIKTTQYAPPPKRSRGVMVKDVAELVGLLKQKGLV
- a CDS encoding Prolyl endopeptidase → MRSTRFAVVPGCILALALAAPASAQRAADPLAPLGVGAPPRTAPVKPVTETLWGVKVTDDYRYMEKLDPATLAWMKGEGAYTRKVLDAISPLSALQKRVSAFTGSFGFVQGFVSYGGRDFYEERAPGADDFDLMVRDHTGTRKLIDIAALRKQHGDKPYAINWFLPSPDGSKVAVGVSEGGSEDASITVYDAATGKSIAGPLDRARFGATAWSADSKTVYFNRLAKLKPGAPETDTYKNSTLDAWDLSGQPVSLLGTSAGHGPKFAPEEFPVLMVVPGAKAALALSINGVQNEGKAWTTPAADAANPKATWAPLFDRRDGVTLAGMRGDTVFLLSHQDAPTFKVLQLKAGEPLASAKTLVPARPDRVIESFYAASDALYVLARKGAYSELLRVPAGSDKIEQVALPVEGHIGEAFADPRQPGLTLELSSWVVQPAYLHYDPASQKFAPLDVGHPGDMDAAAFKVSDLAAKAKDGAMVPLSLIQPKDAKGPQITLVEAYGSYGISNLADFSTRRAAAMREGIAYGICHVRGGGEKGEAWRLGGKDANKHNTWQDLIACGEDLIARGVTTKDKLFIIGGSAGGITMGRAMTERPDLFAGVIDLVPAANTLRAEFSPNGPPNIPEFGSVKTKQGFENLYAMDSIQHVKHGVTYPAVMITTGLNDPRVSPWEPAKFAAALQASGTPNPVLLRIDAQAGHGIGSTRTQTDLLTADWIAFMKWRAGVPGWRPDHAD
- a CDS encoding Electron transfer flavoprotein, alpha subunit produces the protein MSKILIVAEHLNGQLNASTARCVTCAREIKPDAIDVLVLADAPDAVAAQAAKLDGVSKVLTVARAENAHPLAAVLAPQIAAAAKHSYTHVLFPSTTFGKDVAPRVAALLGVGQVSDIMSVAGSHTFTRPIYAGNAIVTVEAPSGAIVVGTVRTASWPASGEGTSPALIEALLLDVTLPSHTRFVELQQAASERPDLQSASKVVSGGRGLGSKENFEIIYKLADKLHAAAGASRAAVDAGYCPNDMQVGQTGKIIAPDLYIAIGISGAIQHLTGIKDAGTIVAINKDAEAPIFEVADIGLVGDLFKLVPELEATI